The Pontibacter deserti region TTCGATGTTTGTTGATGAATTTGGTACAATAGCTTTAAGTCAAACAAATACATTTCATTATAAAACAGCAGTTGGTATAAATAGAGCGGATAGAACATTCTCTACACAGAACAATTTAAATCTGTATGATAATAACTCTGTAACCATAAACAATGGTAAAGTGATTATCGGCGGTGGACGTTCAAGGTCAGGTGTAAAAACAGATAGCATTTATTACGAAGTTTCTTTAAGTGACAGACCTGATACCACCTTTATAGTATCGGGCCACAGAAGAACTGGATTTGAAGAAGATGAATTCTAACAGAGAAATACATCTAAAAAAGGGAGCATTTTGCTCCCTTTTTTTATCTCAAAAACTCATGATAGCCCTATGAGAACTATAAAATTGAATTTAGGAGCAGCTCTGCTCATTTTAGCTTTTGTAAACGGAAATGCATTTGCACAGCGTGGCGAGAAACTGGCCCTGCCACCCGGTGATTACTTTCATAATCAGCAATTTGCTATAGTTAAGTATGATAACATCACCGAAATAACCGAGAGAATTGAGAATGCCACTGGCTCTATATACCTGAATGATGAGTGGGCAACGGGTACACTTTATACTTCTTCGGGTCATGTGTTGCAGGACTCACAACTGAAGTATGATATAAAGCATGACGTGATGGAAATAAACACTCCGGATGGAGTTAAGGTTTTGCAAGGCCGCTACATTAAACAATTTGAGCTACAGGAAGCAAACCAAAAGGCCTTATATGTAAGTGGCAGCGATAATGATGTGGCCACAGGTTTGCATACAGCTTTCTATAAAGTACTCGCTTCTGCTAAGGATTTAAAACTCTTATCGCGCACAGAACTGCACTTGAAGCAATCTAATTACTCTCCTCAATTTGACGTTGGCAGCAAAACTGATAAGCTGGTTAAGAAAGAAAAGCTATACATAGCCCAAGGCAACAACCTTACAAAACTGGAGAAAGATAGCTTTTCTGTATTTGGGGGTAAAGCAGATAAAGTAAAGGCCTATGCCAAGGATAAAAAGCTGAAACTGCAGAAAAAAGAGGATGCTATTCAACTGCTCAGGTTTTATGCTAAGCTTAAATAAATGTACCTGATTGCTTACTATAGTTACCCGTAGGCTATAAATGGTAAAATCTTAATTAGTGCAAAAGCACATATCTCTTTTAGGATATGTGCTTTTGCGCTTATAGGTAACTGTAGTTATGAATTTGTATAATTTATCTTATAAAAGTATAAGTTATTATAATCTGTTGTCATTGCTGGTTTTTCTGATCTCTAGATTTAATGAGCAGGTTTGTCGATGTAAAATGCCTGTTCGTCGAAAAAAAATATGCTAAAATGTTGTTTTTGTCGATAAACATAAATATTATTGATTAAAGAATTGGAGCTCTATCGCCAGATGATTCACGTGTAGTTGTATTATAAAAGCTCCTCTTTTTCTATTCTCATTTTATATACATGATGGCTTGGCTGTTGTAAAGCAAGCATCAAATCTTTCATAATAGTTTAGTTTATATAGTTACAGCAAGCATAAAATGCTTCTGCAACTTTATTTCAAATGTTTTGCGCCTCTAAAAAGGTGTAACGGATAACTATTGCCTTTACTTAAGCTCTTAAACCTTAACTACTTAATCTATTATTCACTTTAATTGTATTCTAAATGAGAAAACTTTTACTACTTAGTTTTATTTTGACGCTAACGCTGCTGAACCAGGCAATGGCTCAAAGTAAAACCGTGTCTGGTACTGTAATAGATCAGGCTACATCACAAGGACTGCCGGGAGTGGCAGTTATCGTTAAAGGCACATCTGTAGGTACGGCTACAGGAGCAGATGGTAAGTATACACTCAACGTTCCTGAAAATGCCACTACGCTGGTATTTCGTTTTATAGGATATACTACAGTAGAGCGCGCTATTGGTAATGCCGCCAGTATTGATGTTACATTATCTGTAGATTCAAAAAAATTACAGGAAGTAATTGTTGTTGGTTATGGTACTCAAACCAAAGAGGAATTTACAGGTTCTGCTGCCTCTGTTTCAGGAGATAAACTAAAAGACGTGCCTGTTCAAAGTTTTGATCAGGCATTAGGTGGTAGAGCTGCAGGTGTAAATATTGTACAGCCGAATGGGGTTCTGAATAACCCTCCTGTTATAAGGATACGTGGTACAAACTCAATTTCCTTAAGTTCATTCCCACTAGTGGTTTTGGATGGTATTCCAATTAATACTGGTGATGTGTCTAGTACTTCTGCTGCCAGCAATGCACTTGGCGACATTAACCCAGCAGATATTGAATCAATAGACATTCTTAAAGATGCTGCGTCTACAGCTATTTATGGTTCAAGAGCTGCAGGTGGTGTATTACTGATTACTACTAAAAAAGGTAAATCTGGTAAACCAAGAGTTAATTATGAAGGTTGGGCCGGTGTAACAAATGCTACCAGACTGCCTGACCTATTAAATGCTGAAGAGTATATGCTGATTAAAAATGAGGCTGTACTTAACCAGAAAATATTAAGTGGTAAAGCTGATGACCCTAAAGTGGCATCTGCACTTTTCTTCCCATCTTATGATGCTGATGGTAAATTAATAGATACAGACTGGTATAATGAAGTATATCGTCAGGCTCGTCAGCAGAACCATAGCCTAAGTGTTTCAGGTGGTTCAGATGTGACTACTTATTTCTTCTCTGCAAACATCTCTGATCAGGATGGCTTTATCAAAAAGAATAACTTTCAGAGAAAAGCTGTTCGTTTCAACCTAGACCATAAAGTTAATAACTGGTTAAGAGTTAATGGCTCTGCAAACTATGTAAACAGCTTCAACTCTGCACCAAATACAGGTTCGGTACCAGGTTCTTCATTCAATACCAGTGGCTTAGGCCGACTTGCTATTGTTACTGCGCCAAACGTAGCACCACGAAATCCTGATGGCTCTTATAATATCAGAACAACTGACAACACAATGGGCAGAGGAGCAAACCTTACGCAGTCTGGTTTTACCAATCCACTTCCTTTATTAGACCTTAGCTCTTTTACTTCGGAGTCTGATCGCGTGTTTGGTACCTTTGGTGGTAATGTGCAAGTTGTTAAAGGAGTTGATTTTAAAACTTCTTATTCAATTGATAGAACCACTGTAGAAGGAATTTCTTTCCAGAACCCGCTACATGGTGATGGTTTCTCTAATAAAGGGAATGCAACCAACACTATGCAGCGTCTTGACAACTGGAACTGGATTAATACATTAAACCTTCAGAAGTCATTTGCTGATAAGCATAATATTACATTCTTAGTAGGTTCCGATATTCAATCTTTTGAGAATAAAGGTTGGGGTGCGAACCGTTTTGGAGTTGCTGATAACTTCTTTAATGAATATCAGGGTAACTTTACAAATATTAATCCTTCAGGTACTTATATTACAGAAAGAGCTTTTGTATCCGCATTTGCTCGATTTAATTATGACTTCTCTAAGCGTTATTTTATGACTTTTAACTTCCGTCGTGATGGAAACTCAGCACTAGCGGAAGGTAATAAGTGGGGTAATTTTGGTGGTGTTTCTGGTGGATGGGCTCTTTCTGAAGAAGGTTTCTATCAAAACTCCGGTTTATCTGACATAGCGAACAGTGTAAAACTTAGAGCAAGCTGGGGTAGAGTAGGTAATGGTAACCTTCCTAGTGCTTATGGTTCTATGTTCCTTTATGGCTCAGGCTTATATGCTGAAGTTCCTACACTAGTATTTAGTCAGGCCGGTAACTCTGAACTAGGATGGGAAACCAGTGATCAAACTAACTTAGGTTTCGACTTAGGTTTTCTTAACGACAGAATACAACTGGAATTTACTTACTTCAATAATGATGTAAATGGACTTATCCTAAGCGCACCACAATCACCTTCAAAAGGTATTCCGGATAACCAGATTTTGAAAAACGTTGGTTCAATGTATAATAGAGGTCTGGAATTTGCTATTAATGCAACTGCAATTGATAAGGGCAAATTCTCATGGAGTACGAACTTAAATTTTACAACGATTAAAAACGAAGTAACGGCTCTTGCAGATGGTAACGCTGATATTTTCGGTTTTACTGGTGGCCTTGAAATGACGAACGTAACCCGTGTTGGTTATCCTGTAGGTAGTATTTATGGCGTTAGAACAGCAGGTGTTAATCCTGAAAATGGTCAGCGTATTTTCCTGGATAAAGATGGAAAGCAGGTGCAATATAACCATGCTGCCCCTGCAGCACAGCGCTGGACATATATGGATGGATCAACAGCACCAGCCATTACAGCTGCCACAGACGGTAAGATTCTGGGTAACGCATTACCAACCTGGTATGGCGGTTTTCAGAACACTTTCAAGTATGGAAATATTGATCTTGGTATGAACTTCACTTATTCGGGTGGTAACTATATCTACAACGGTACCAAAGCAGGTTTACGTGATCAGCGCTTCTGGAATAACCATACAGATGTTCTGGAAAGATGGACACCTGAAAACAAAAGCACTGCTTTCCCGCGTGTAGTTTTTGGTGATAACGTTTCAAATGGTTCTGCCATGGTGATTTCTGAGAACGTTGAAAAGGCTGATTTCCTAAAGCTGCAATCTGCAACTCTAGGTTACAAAATTCCTGCAAATTTTGCAGATAAGGCAGGTATTAGCTCAATCAGAGTTTACACGCAAGTTTTCAATGCCTTCGTCTTAACTAAATATACTGGTGCAGATCCTGAAATTTCAACCAATGGTAATTCTAATATTACACCAGGTGTAGAGCGTAATTCTGTGCCACAAGGCAGAACATTTACTGTTGGTTTGAACATTGGCTTCTAACATTTTAATTGGAATAAAATGAAAAATATAAATATTAAAGTACACAAGCACTACCTGCTTAAAATGGCGTTTCTAGCTTTGCCATTTACATTTGCAGCCTGCGATACCGACGAGCTATTAAACCCAGTTCCGGAAACATCCATATCAGATAAGAATGCCTTTGATACTCCGGAAAGGATTCTTGGGCAGGTGAATGGATTATATGATGCACTCAAAAGTGGTCAGTTTTATGGTGGAAGACTCTTAATTTATAATGAGATTAGAGGAGAGGAGTACATTAACCGACTAACGAATGGTGTTACTGGCCTACAGACCTGGCAGCAAAATGTGCAGTCCGGAACTAACGAGGTACAAAACCTATGGGGAGCTGCTTATGCATCTATAAACAGAATAAATGTGTTCCTAAAGGGTCTGGAAGATAATAAAGCTAAAGTAGATCCTGCACTTTATACACAGTATCAGGCTGAGGCTAAATTTCTAAGAGCTCTTTGTTACCATAGTCTTGTAACACTTTATGCTAAGCCATTTAATGCCGATAATGGTGCTTCTCCGGGGTTGCCACTGCGTTTACAAGCTGAAACATCTACAGCAAATAACAACTTAGCCAGAAGTACGGTTGCTGAGGTTTATGCACAGATTTTGCAGGATTTGGACGATGCTGAAGCTGGCTTGCCATTAAATCATGCAACAGATCTCCTAAACACAACAAGAGCTCATAGAAATACTGCAATTGCTTTGAAGACCAGAGTATACTTGCATATGGGTAATTATGGTAAAGTAATTGAAGAAGCTCAGAAGATTGTATCTGGTACTACAACTTTTACAGCACCAACTGGAGTTGCACATGCCCTACAGGCTGATGTTGCAGTTCCTTTTGTTAACTATACTACAACAGAGTCGATCTTTTCAATGCCCATGTCTGATTTGGACGTGCCAGGTACTCAGAACCAGCTAGGTTTTTACTTTAATGCAGCTCCGACCGGAGGTGGTGAGTACTACTTAAACACTGCAGGTATAGTAAATGATCCGGCGTGGCCTGATACTGATGCAAGAAAAACTAATTTTATAGTTACTGAAGGAGGAAATATGTATCTGAAAAAGTTCAATAAGCCTTCTCCGTATACTGACTATGTTCCTGTAATAAGATATGCAGAAGTATTATTGAATTATGCTGAAGCTGCTGCAAGAACTAATGATCTTCCGAAGGCAATCGCCTTATTATCTGCAGTGCGCCAAAGATCAGATGCTTCTTATATTTTCCCGGCTGAAGCTATTGCAACCCAGGAAGCTCTTATAAATACTATCTTA contains the following coding sequences:
- a CDS encoding lipid-binding protein, translated to MKMRYTYIIALLFVLGVFSSCDRDDPDVEMTAVGDMAGEWYVTYQVQTGSGTPEPFAGGYHQHLTYNTAGNTDSMFVDEFGTIALSQTNTFHYKTAVGINRADRTFSTQNNLNLYDNNSVTINNGKVIIGGGRSRSGVKTDSIYYEVSLSDRPDTTFIVSGHRRTGFEEDEF
- a CDS encoding SusC/RagA family TonB-linked outer membrane protein: MRKLLLLSFILTLTLLNQAMAQSKTVSGTVIDQATSQGLPGVAVIVKGTSVGTATGADGKYTLNVPENATTLVFRFIGYTTVERAIGNAASIDVTLSVDSKKLQEVIVVGYGTQTKEEFTGSAASVSGDKLKDVPVQSFDQALGGRAAGVNIVQPNGVLNNPPVIRIRGTNSISLSSFPLVVLDGIPINTGDVSSTSAASNALGDINPADIESIDILKDAASTAIYGSRAAGGVLLITTKKGKSGKPRVNYEGWAGVTNATRLPDLLNAEEYMLIKNEAVLNQKILSGKADDPKVASALFFPSYDADGKLIDTDWYNEVYRQARQQNHSLSVSGGSDVTTYFFSANISDQDGFIKKNNFQRKAVRFNLDHKVNNWLRVNGSANYVNSFNSAPNTGSVPGSSFNTSGLGRLAIVTAPNVAPRNPDGSYNIRTTDNTMGRGANLTQSGFTNPLPLLDLSSFTSESDRVFGTFGGNVQVVKGVDFKTSYSIDRTTVEGISFQNPLHGDGFSNKGNATNTMQRLDNWNWINTLNLQKSFADKHNITFLVGSDIQSFENKGWGANRFGVADNFFNEYQGNFTNINPSGTYITERAFVSAFARFNYDFSKRYFMTFNFRRDGNSALAEGNKWGNFGGVSGGWALSEEGFYQNSGLSDIANSVKLRASWGRVGNGNLPSAYGSMFLYGSGLYAEVPTLVFSQAGNSELGWETSDQTNLGFDLGFLNDRIQLEFTYFNNDVNGLILSAPQSPSKGIPDNQILKNVGSMYNRGLEFAINATAIDKGKFSWSTNLNFTTIKNEVTALADGNADIFGFTGGLEMTNVTRVGYPVGSIYGVRTAGVNPENGQRIFLDKDGKQVQYNHAAPAAQRWTYMDGSTAPAITAATDGKILGNALPTWYGGFQNTFKYGNIDLGMNFTYSGGNYIYNGTKAGLRDQRFWNNHTDVLERWTPENKSTAFPRVVFGDNVSNGSAMVISENVEKADFLKLQSATLGYKIPANFADKAGISSIRVYTQVFNAFVLTKYTGADPEISTNGNSNITPGVERNSVPQGRTFTVGLNIGF
- a CDS encoding RagB/SusD family nutrient uptake outer membrane protein, which produces MKNINIKVHKHYLLKMAFLALPFTFAACDTDELLNPVPETSISDKNAFDTPERILGQVNGLYDALKSGQFYGGRLLIYNEIRGEEYINRLTNGVTGLQTWQQNVQSGTNEVQNLWGAAYASINRINVFLKGLEDNKAKVDPALYTQYQAEAKFLRALCYHSLVTLYAKPFNADNGASPGLPLRLQAETSTANNNLARSTVAEVYAQILQDLDDAEAGLPLNHATDLLNTTRAHRNTAIALKTRVYLHMGNYGKVIEEAQKIVSGTTTFTAPTGVAHALQADVAVPFVNYTTTESIFSMPMSDLDVPGTQNQLGFYFNAAPTGGGEYYLNTAGIVNDPAWPDTDARKTNFIVTEGGNMYLKKFNKPSPYTDYVPVIRYAEVLLNYAEAAARTNDLPKAIALLSAVRQRSDASYIFPAEAIATQEALINTILKERRIELLGEGFRSMDITRTLQTFPEKTGGGLSAPAVAPSSSDYVWPMPSTEIATNKDL